One part of the Ziziphus jujuba cultivar Dongzao chromosome 2, ASM3175591v1 genome encodes these proteins:
- the LOC107418957 gene encoding probable calcium-binding protein CML15 — MLGALHVDQLNQLKDIFARFDMDSDGSLTVLELAALLRSLGLKPSGDQIHVLLANMDSNGNGSVEFDELVNAILPDMSEEILINQEQLLEVFRSFDRDGNGYISAAELAGSMAKMGQPLTYKELTEMIKEADTDGDGVISFNEFASVMAKSASDFLGLAMS; from the coding sequence atgctgggTGCTCTTCATGTTGATCAACTCAACCAATTAAAAGACATATTCGCAAGATTTGATATGGACTCCGACGGAAGTCTGACGGTCCTCGAGCTCGCAGCGCTGCTCCGGTCGTTGGGACTCAAGCCGTCGGGTGATCAAATCCACGTCCTGCTTGCCAACATGGATTCCAATGGCAATGGCTCGGTGGAGTTTGATGAGCTAGTGAATGCCATATTGCCCGATATGAGCGAGGAGATATTGATAAACCAAGAGCAACTTCTTGAGGTTTTTCGCTCTTTCGATCGTGATGGGAACGGATATATCTCTGCAGCTGAGCTTGCAGGTTCAATGGCGAAGATGGGTCAACCTCTAACGTATAAAGAACTCACGGAGATGATCAAAGAGGCTGATACAGATGGGGATGGTGTTATTAGCTTCAATGAATTTGCCTCTGTGATGGCAAAGTCAGCGTCAGATTTTCTAGGCCTTGCTATGTCATGA
- the LOC107418992 gene encoding uncharacterized protein LOC107418992, translating to MATASTTLPYQQQQPAGAAGEILANPEAVPSKAWQYSSSGSIGPFFAVISVLTVLSVLSCIFGRMYSRRRGAAATPLESIEGSGCFGWIKQKCWRCMPAGDVHIAAQVMGFRDEKNDAKVRDSEVPNPPQP from the coding sequence ATGGCAACAGCGTCAACAACTTTGCCTTATCAGCAGCAGCAACCTGCGGGGGCAGCAGGAGAAATTTTGGCAAATCCTGAGGCAGTTCCAAGCAAAGCTTGGCAATATTCTTCTTCTGGTTCCATAGGCCCATTCTTTGCAGTGATCTCTGTCTTAACAGTTCTCTCTGTTCTTTCGTGCATTTTCGGCAGAATGTACAGCCGGCGGCGAGGGGCGGCCGCGACTCCGTTGGAAAGTATAGAGGGAAGTGGCTGTTTTGGGTGGATAAAGCAGAAATGCTGGCGGTGCATGCCTGCGGGAGATGTTCATATTGCAGCACAAGTGATGGGCTTTCGAGATGAAAAGAATGATGCTAAGGTTAGAGATAGTGAGGTTCCAAATCCTCCTCagccttaa